The Leucobacter rhizosphaerae genome includes a region encoding these proteins:
- a CDS encoding sugar phosphate isomerase/epimerase family protein, which translates to MNTSQPENPGLRIGTAPDSWGVWFPDDPKQVPWQRFLDEVVQSGYEWIELGPYGYLPTDPHQLEDELGSRGLKLSAGTVFTGFHKGEDEWQRAWDQALDVAGLASKLGAEHLVVIPDLWRSDATSEVLESRTLDDAQWQKLAAGHDRLGKALLEEFGMQQQFHSHADSHIGTTREVLRFLDETDPRYTNLCLDTGHFAYYGGDNVQLIEDRPERIGYLHLKQVDPSLLFDVLKNDVPFAQAVAEGIMIEPPHGIPDLGPVIEAVAKIDPEIFAIVEQDMYGCDVDRPFPIAQRTREHIFGCTHLARVS; encoded by the coding sequence GTGAACACCAGTCAGCCCGAGAACCCCGGCCTCCGCATCGGCACCGCCCCCGACTCGTGGGGCGTCTGGTTCCCCGACGACCCGAAGCAGGTGCCCTGGCAGCGCTTCCTCGACGAGGTCGTGCAGTCGGGTTACGAGTGGATCGAGCTGGGCCCGTACGGCTACCTGCCGACGGATCCGCACCAGCTGGAGGACGAGCTCGGATCCCGCGGCCTGAAGCTCTCCGCCGGCACCGTCTTCACCGGCTTCCACAAGGGCGAGGACGAGTGGCAGCGCGCCTGGGATCAGGCGCTCGACGTCGCGGGGCTCGCCTCGAAGCTCGGAGCCGAGCACCTCGTGGTGATCCCGGACCTCTGGCGGAGCGACGCGACGAGCGAGGTGCTCGAGTCCCGCACGCTCGACGACGCGCAGTGGCAGAAGCTCGCCGCCGGGCACGACCGGCTCGGCAAGGCGCTGCTCGAGGAGTTCGGCATGCAGCAGCAGTTCCACTCGCACGCCGACAGTCACATCGGCACGACTCGCGAGGTGCTGCGGTTCCTCGACGAGACCGACCCGCGCTACACGAATCTGTGCCTCGACACGGGGCACTTCGCCTACTACGGCGGCGACAACGTCCAGCTGATCGAGGATCGCCCCGAGCGCATCGGGTACCTGCACCTCAAGCAGGTGGATCCGTCGCTCCTCTTCGACGTGCTGAAGAACGACGTGCCGTTCGCTCAGGCCGTCGCCGAGGGGATCATGATCGAGCCGCCGCACGGGATTCCGGATCTCGGCCCCGTGATCGAGGCCGTCGCGAAGATCGACCCCGAGATCTTCGCGATCGTCGAGCAGGATATGTACGGCTGCGACGTCGACCGCCCGTTCCCCATCGCGCAGCGCACGCGCGAGCACATCTTCGGGTGCACGCATTTGGCCAGAGTTTCATGA